The Triticum aestivum cultivar Chinese Spring chromosome 5A, IWGSC CS RefSeq v2.1, whole genome shotgun sequence genomic sequence aacgcggtcaaaacggcgggcatgatcattccaaagcaagtaccacctaggctcctccttttgagctggaaATTTGTGAAGATagtctccttagtagatgatcatccttagccaaaactcacgccaattggccatgtgcatttctcgtaccgctaatcaaacacttggctgttaATTCATATTTGAGCATAgtttggtctcctcgtgagaaacTTCTGGTGtcattttcttcctagaacctATCTGGAGAGTGCCCAACCCattagacatgcctaggcctcccagaacgcAAGGCAACACCATGGTCATgcagtgaccacgcggcgggcatgcgagtttacgtgctTTGGAGTTGGGACCTGgaccaccatccaaacctcgatgtatcaccaccaaaccatgtatttatgatcaaataggtacttatgtaactagaaattatttttggaaaaaataaagagcacactatatggcagctgcagttcaaatttgacccgcttcctactgaatcggcggaaatttgtctttttcaccagaggtggataaaaactttggACACCCACCAATTTTATCAagtgtacattaaatatggcctagtattttataaaattgatttggtccaattttacaacaattatttggtaggtccttcacaaaaaaaactcattttgggcactcgaaaaatggaaaatgatttttccatccaaagaaaatgaaaacttccttaggccacattgttttccattccaatatgcacccttgtgcacaatatgagatcatttgaacaaactacgccatgaatgtggccataagattgatcatttggcttgaaagtcattgatctccacacacgatagctcgtttctgagaacacttttttaaaagaattgccatatcacaagtttattatttttcctggtaacttggtcacatataatgagacaatgcaaaggttttccaattttttgattttttttaatttttcatgcccgtttcaaaatgcggtcaaaatggcggacatgaccgttcatagctagttattgaatcttggaaaacttttgatatttctctgattaaatagatacttttgtacctaagaatgttttttgggaaaaataaagggCACACTATAAGGCAGCTGCGGTTGaattttgacccgcttccagctaaatcggcagaaatttgttttttcacaagaggtggatcaaaacttgtgacacccaacaattttggtcaattgtgcattaaatatgacccagtattttataaaattaattTCTTCCAATTTTGCagcaattatttggtaggtccttcacaaaaatcattttgggcactcgaaaaatgaaaaataatttttccgtccaaagaaaatgaaaacttccttaggcaacattgtttgccattccaatatgcaccattgtgcacaatatgagatcatttgaacaaactatgccatgaatgtggccataagattgatcatttggctagaaagccattgatctccacacatcatagctcgtttctgagaacacttttttaaaataattgccgtattacaagtttattaattttcatggtaacttggtcacatataatgacacaatgcgaaggttttccaattttttgtttttttttgaatttttcatgtccgtttcaaaatgcggtcaaaacagcggccATGACCATTCCTAactagttgttgaatcttgaaaaacttttgatgtttctctgattaagtagatacttttgtacctaaaaatgatttttgggaaaaataaagagcaaactatgaggtagctgcagttcaaatttgatccacttccagctgaatcggcagaaatttatctttttcacgagaggtggatcaaaacttgtgacacccaaccatttggtcaattgtgcattaaatatgacctagttttttttagaaaaattgatttgatccaattttgcaacaattatttggtaggcccttcacataaaaaactcattttgggcactcggaaaatgaaaaatgattttttcttccaaagaaaatgaaaacttccttaggcaacattctttgccattccaagatgcaccctttgaacaatatgagatcatttgatgCGACAATTTGTTGATGTGAGGGGCGTCGAAGCTCATGGTGTGGGGCAGCGATGCATGGCGCCGCTGGCTGCCGGGTAGTGGCCACCGGTTATGCGTGGCGCCGCAAGGGCGTCGGGGGTTGCAGCAGAAGGTGATGCTGCAATAGTCACCGGTGATGCAACAGAGCATCACCGGGGACCGCCGGTGCTGTGATCCAACTTCATCGGGAACGACGGAGTTGCAATGAAGCAGTGTTGCGCCGCTAGTGTTTTGATTTTCTAGCTTAATTGTAAACGGTTGTGATCTTGACATTTTAGTTAATGGTAAATAAGTTGTTGACTAACATTTTTGAAAAAAGTTTTGGTCCTTTTTACAAGTCAGATTTGTAGTTTTTTCTTAAAAAACTTAGAGGATTTAGGTCCAAATTTTAAAGATTCCAGCACAAAACAACTGGCCAATGATAAGTGAGGAACCACAATCACGCGGATCACCCGGTCCGAAGTGATCTGAGTCATCCATCACAAACCCATCAACGGTGGAGTTTCTCCTGAGAAACCCGAACCCTAACCCACCCATCCACCCATTCCCCAGATCCGATCGTGGCACCCCGCCGCCCccgccttcctctccctcgctcatcTTTCCCCCAGATCCGATCAAGGCACCGCCGCCACCCCTACCCACCACCGCCGACCTCTCCACCATCTCCTCCCCGTCCCCCATCGCTCCGCCATCCACCTCGTCGCCTCCCATCTCCTCCCTCCCCCACCATCCCCTTTCGCCCCTCCTTCCCCACCCCCACAACAAGATCGCCGACGCGACGACAGCAATGGCGGCGGTGTACCGGGCGGAGGACAACCACGACTACCTCTTCAAGGTCGTCCTCATCGGCGACTCCGGCATCGGCAAGTCCAACCTGCTCTCCCGCTTCACCCGCAACGAGTTCACCCTCGAGTCCAAGTCCACCATCAGGGGGGGTCGAGTTCGCCACCTGCTCCCTCTATGTCGACGGCAAGGTCGTCAAGGCCCAGATTTGGGACACTGCCGGCCGTCCCTATCCCCGTCTGCTCGGCAACAGGTTGTTTCCCCTTCCCCTTGAAGTGTGTGTGTGTCTGCTGTGGGGCTTTTGTTTGTTGGATCTCGCTGCTGAATTATGCTGCGTGCTGGAGCGGCTGCGCGGTGCAGTGTAGGGGTAGGTTCAGTCGGTCTTGCTAATGGATCATAGCATCGGCTGCTTAGAAATCAGTAAGCAGAGACTCTACTGGTGAGTGGTTGTACGACTTGGGGACTTGCATAGCTAGAATCGCATGATCTGTTTGGTGCTGTTTTTGGTCCTGGAAATGCCCCCCTTGGTGATTTAGCTTAGTACACTATGATCATGTAGTCTGTGTAGGCTTATTACTCTGTGTGGTTTTATCTTGCCACTGCAGTGAAGATCAGGGATTCACCGGTAACAGAGTTAGTTCTGATATTTCAGTTGCAACAGTTGTTATATTTCTCATGTTTGATTCCTGTTCTGGAAGTCCAAGTAACTTACAAAGTACGTCCAATCATGATCGATTCCTTCTCAGTTAGTCTCCAGGGGAAACAATATGCTAGTTTTGCCACATCTGGGAATTCTACTAGTTTTGCTTTTGCCAACGGCACAAACCGCACAAAACCATAGCATAGCATTCGAAAAAGCGATGTACTCTTAACCGTACGCCTGTAGAGACTGCCGGTCATGTACTCTGTTTCACAATTTTGATTTCTGCTCCGGTTACACGCCATGAACTTGGAAGGCTGTGAACACTAGCAGGACGCCATGGATGATGCTGTGCTCTCTCATTGTCCTCCTCCCTGACCCCTAGGCACATGGCAGAAGAAGTGTGGCTCCCCACTAAGGAGGGCAACACTTAGGCCGCCGGGGAGCCGGACGAGGTCGTTGTCCGGGTCGCTGCCAAGCTTGTGGCCTGGCACTTAGCTCATCGTTAAATGCATGGCCTTATGAATGGCACCTGCTGCAGCCGGTGAGTTGAAGACAACCGTGAATGTATTTTGTTTTCCCATCACCGTCTGCAATTTATGAATCGTAATATGGGTCCTGTTTGTTATGATAGGCTCTTGTGAAATGCTGAGAAATTTTGATTCTGTTTGGGTTTGTACCTTTTGCCTACCACACCTATGCTTATCGTTTGTTTTATCTGTATTTCTTACAAGATGATGATAAGATTTATCATATGTGCAATTTTAGATCTGAGTCGCAACTCATTTAGTGGTATGCTCACATCCGTTGAGTGCTTGGAGCAAGGAGAAAGCTCGAAATGCGAATCATAAGTCGAAACCGTGTGCCTACAAAATCCATACGTGTCTTTGAATTGTTTTTTAGTAGTTGTCTTTGTTACTCTTTCTGTTCAGAAAAAAAAGATGATGCCTACAGCAGGTCGCTTTGTCATCAGCACCTCTCCTTTGCTTAGTAGCTCCAGTCCAATTTTTCTGCACCCTGGATATCTGTTTCCATGTTGTCTGTCATCGGCATTTTTATTTGTAGAAACCTGGTTGATGTAAGAAGTTATAAGTAGTCCAGTACTGATATTTATGTATGTCCGTACATGTGAACTCATCCCTTCTATATACATATGTTTCAAAATCACTTTTTACTTGGCATTTTGTTTCTTTGCTCGGTACAATGTTCTGCAATTGTTGTCCATTGCCTAATTATACTACAGACCTCTTCATGCTCCTTGTTTTGCCTGTCTAAATATGTATGTTTGCCTTTTTGGTTTTCAAATGACAAAGCACATCTCAAGCTAGTCTATGTTTACAAAAATCCTGTTTCAGAAAAAAATAATCTCTGATTAGTGAGCAGCTTTGTATAGTTCCTGTTCATTCAACTACACTCAGTTTTCAGCTGGATCTCTTTGATTCATCATCATTTTTCTAGGAATGGAACAACGATACATTCAGAAATTTTTTATTCTGTAATGCACTGCAACATTCATATGTTTTATAAAACCTGAAATAATTTGGCGCTGCAACTTGGATATTGTTTCTCAGTTTATGCTAGCTAGCATATTTTGTTACACAAAAGAATGCTGATGAAATTAAATCTTGCAGACATAGCGTATGCTTGACCAGCTCACTGACCTCCAAAGGAAGGTACACgctcctaacaaaataaatttgaTCATAATATGTGTTATAAGATTTTCTCATAGACTTATGTTCAGATAAGAAAACTAACTATTCCCAATAATACACCAAATAATTTTGTAGGAACAAATGATGTGTGAAGCGAATAAGTGCCTTTGAAGAAGAGTAAGTTCACCTCTCCGTACAAATACCCTGCTGAATTGTTTTATCTTTAGAAGAAATAAACCTGGTTATGGTTGGTGTTTGCACCCACTTG encodes the following:
- the LOC123102759 gene encoding ras-related protein RIC2, with the protein product MAAVYRAEDNHDYLFKVVLIGDSGIGKSNLLSRFTRNEFTLESKSTIRGGRVRHLLPLCRRQGRQGPDLGHCRPSLSPSARQQT